Below is a genomic region from Sinorhizobium meliloti.
CGGTTCTTCTTGTTTCGCGGATGCCAATTGGCGCCGGGGCTTCAAGCCGCCGGTTGCGGCGATATTCGTACGGTTTTCCTGCAAAAATCAACTGGAAAGCTTTGCTTCCCACTGTTCGACGCGAATCATGTCCTTCGATCGTCGCAGAAGTTGCGCGCGAAGATGAACGGGCCGTTCAGGACCGGTTAATGTCGGCTTCTATAGGCCTTGCAGCGGAACCGATCCGCGGCTGCAGCGTTGCGGCTACGGCATTTCGGCCGAGGCATAAAAGGCCGGGACCGCGGATCATGGCCCTGTGACGAGGGCGTCATGGTGGGCGAGGCGATTGCAGTCGCGGTTGCACACCAGCGTCAGGACCTCCGAACAAGAGGAAGAAACAATGTCGATACGATCCAGACTTTTCGCAACAGTGGCCTTGCCCGTTCTTTCGGCGTCCCTGATGATCCAGCCGGCCTTCGCTGACAGCCTGACCGCTCCGTTCGAAGTCGCTCAGGAAGGAGAGGGCCAACCGTCGCCCGAGGAGTTGTTGCTGAAGCGGAAGCAGCGCCAGGCCGAGGAGGAATCACAGGGGCAGGCGGAAGAGCAACAGCCGCAGGCCGAGGAGCAGCAAACGCCGCGCAAGAAGCGCCAGCAGCAGGCTGAAGAGCAGCCGGCAGCCGAAGAGAGTGCTCCGCAGCAGGCCGAAGAAGAGGCTCCGCGGCGCAAGAAGCGCCAGCAGCAGGCTGAAGAGCAGCCGGCAGCCGAAGAGAGTGCTCCGCAGCAGGCCGAAGAAGAGGCTCCCCGGCGCAAGAAGCGCCAGCAGCAGGCTGAAGAGCAGCCGGCAGCCGAAGAGAGCGCTCCGCAGCAGGCCGAAGAAGAGGCCCCCCGGCGCAAGAAGCGCCAGCAGCAGGCTGAAGAGCAGCCGGCAGCCGAAGAGAGTGCTCCGCAGCAGGCCGAAGAAGAGGCTCCCCGGCGCAAGAAGCGCCAGCAGCAGGCCGAAGAGCAGCAGCCCGCAGCCGAGGAGGGCGCGCCGCAGCAGGCCGAGGAACAGGAGCCTACGCGCAAGAGACGCCAGCAACAGGCCGAGGAGCAGCAGCCCGCAGCCGAGGAGGGCGCGCCGCAGCAGGCCGAGGAACAGGAGCCTACGCGTAAGAGACGCCAGCAACAGGCCGAGGAGCAGCAGCAGACGGACGAACAGAGAGCCGCCGAGCAGCCGGGTGCCGAACCTGAGGGCGGCACGACCGTTGAGCAGCCCGCTACGGAGGCGCCGGCCGAACAGACGGGCGAGGGCGAGCAGCAGCCGGTGCCTGGCGCGGAACCACCCGCAACTGCAGAACAGCAGGGTGAGCAGCCCGCCGGCCAACCGGCTCCCGAAGTCGTCGATGAGCGCTCGACGGAAGAAAGGCAGAAGATCGCTGAGGATCCCGCAGCCTCGGATGATACCGTCGTGCTTCCCGTCGAGAGGGGCGCAGCCGTCCTCGACAGCGACAAGGACGCCGACATCGCAGGCGGCAACCAGTCGCGCGAGACCCGACGCAAGCAGCGCGAGGAACTGCGTGCCAAGCAGGAGAGCGTAGAAGTACCGACCGACGATGCGTCGGCACAGGCGGCGATCCCGGCCGAAGCCAGGGAAGAAATTCCGCAGAAGATCGAGGCTGTGCTCAGCGAAGAGGGCGAGCGCGTCGAAGAGGCTCCGACCTTTACAGTGCCGCAGACGACCAACATCATCAACAACACCGTCATAAACAACACGGTGAACAACACGACCGTCAATAACACCACCGAGAACAATGTGACGGAGGTGAGGGTTGTCGAAGAGGTCGACGATCGTGTCATCCTCGGCGTCGGCGATCGCATCTTCGTGCGCGGTGACGACCGGCCGCGTCTGCGCAGGAATTCGGAAGAGAGTTTCTACGAGACTCTTCCGCGGGGCCGCGTCCGCGAGACGATCGTCCGCCCCGGCGGCTATCGGATCGTCACCATCTACAACGAGTACGGAGACATCCTGACGCGCACGCGCGTCGATCGCGGCGGCGAGGAATATGTCATGATGTACGCGCCGGAATATGAAGAAGACCGGCCTACTATCGTCGACGTGGGTTACGATCTGCCGCCGATGCGCCTGTCGATACCGGTGGACGAATATATCGTCGACGTCGCCGAGGATCCGGACCGGGATTACTACGAGTTCCTGTCCGAACCCCCGGTCGAGCCGGTCGAACGCGTCTACACCATCGATGAGGTGCGTCACTCCGCCCGCCTGCGCGACAAGGTTCGCCGTATCGATCTCGACACCATCACCTTCGCGACGGGAAGCGCCGAGGTATCGATGTCGCAGGCGAAGACCATGCGCAACGTCGCGGAGGCAATGAACAAGGTCCTTGAGAAGGATCCGGGTGAAACCTTCTTCATCGAGGGTCACACGGATGCCGTTGGCGCCGACCAGTCCAACCTGGTCCTCTCCGACGAGCGTGCCGAGTCCGTCGCAGTGCTCCTGACCGAGGTCTATGGCATCCCGGCCGAAAACCTCGTCACCCAGGGCTATGGAGAGCGGTTCCTCAAGATCCGCACGGATGGGCCGGAGCAGGAGAACCGCCGCGTCACCATTCGCCGCGTGACACCGCTGGTGCGCCCTGTAGCGCAGCGGTAGGGGCAACGAAGCATGCGAACTGACATCGGGGCCGGGAAACCGGCCCCGATTATTTGTGCGTTCTACAGCCCGCCTGTGTGCGCTTGTCTTGGATGGATGCCGTCCACTCGACCGTCAGTCACGCAGTCCCGTGACCTTCTCGACGAAATCGGCGATCGCCTGCGTGTCGTCCAGGTCGAATACGGGGAGCCCGGTGTCCGCGACCGGGTGATCGGCAGCGATGGCCATGATATGCGGATCGCTCGGAGCGAGCGGTTCGCGATGGGCCGATTCCTCGCGGCGCGCCTCGATTTTCGGGACAGGCTCGCGCTTGTAGCCTTCGATCAGTACCAGGTCGCAGGGGCCAAGACGCGACAAGATCTCTTCGAATGTGGGCTCCGGCGCCCCACGCAATTCATGCATGATTGCGAAGCGCGTCGATGAAACGATCGTTACCTCATGCGCGCCGGCCTCGCGGTGGCGGTAGCTGTCGGCGCCGACCTTGTCGATGTCGAAGTCGTGATGCGCGTGCTTGATCGTGGAGACCATATAGCCGCGCCGGGTCATTTCGCTGACAAGACGGACCATCAGGCCGGTCTTCCCGGAATTCTTCCAGCCGGCGATTCCGAAAATCTTCGGTGGGCGCAAGGGGTCGTTCATGGTTCGCGATCCTCCAGATAGGGCAACCAGGCCTCAGCCTGCCGAAGCTCTTCGGGGGTGTTGATGTTGAAGAAAGGGTCCAGCGGTCCGGCCGCCGTCGGGATCAGGGGAAACTCTACCGTTGCCGATTCGTGCCGCGCAATGAAGGCACGGACGCGCCGCTTTTCGTCCGCATGAATCCACGCCTCAAGATCATCGGCGAGCGCGACGGGCCAGAGCGCGAAAAGCGGATGCATCTCACCGGCCGAGAAAGCGACGGCGATTTCACCCCCGGACGTGATGGCGGTCTTCAGCCGGGCGGCAAGGCTCTTGGGAAAGAGGGGCGTGTCGACCGGCACGGTGAGCACATGGCTAGCCCCCGGTGACTTGCGCACAGTATGGCGCATGGCGGCCAGAATGCCGGCCAGCGGGCCGACGAATCCGGGTATCGTGTCCGGCACGACCTCGAGACCAAACGCAGAAGCAGGATCCGGATCGGCATTCAGATTGATGGCGATGCCGGCGACCTGTGGCCGGAGGCGCTCGATCACGCGCGTAAGCATGCTCCTGCCCCCGAGCACCAGTCCTGCCTTCGGGCGCCCCATGCGCGAAGAAAGTCCGCCGGCGAGGATGACTGCCGGAGGGAATGTGGCGTGGGAGGGGGCGCCTGTCATCGAGAACGTCCTCAGCTATTCCAGGGGGCCGCCGAGTGCGCGCTGCGCGACCGCCTGCCGGCCGCGCTTGCTCTCGCGATAGAAAGTATAAAGGCCGGAACCGATGATGATGGCGACGCCCGCCAGCATCCAGCGGTCCGGCGTCTCTGCGAAAAAGACGACCCCGAGGGTGACCGACCAGAGAAGGCTCATGTAGCGGAATGGCGCAATGACGGAGATCTCGCCCTCGCGCATCGCGAGTACGATCGTCTGATAGCCGAGCATCAGAAGCACGCTGGCGCCGGCGATGTGGCTGAGAGACGTCGCAGACATCGGTTGCCAGCCACCGAGCGGGACGATGAGGGCCGCACCGACCAGCGTCGTCACGAGTGAGGTCGTCACGGTGATGTACAGCGACGGCACGTCGGTGCCGATGCGGCGGGTGCAGAGGTCGCGGGTCGCGGTGCAGAAGACGCAAGCGACGACGGTGAGGGCCGCCGCGGTGAAGCCCTCGGGACCAGGACGCAATACGATGAGGACGCCGGCGAAGCCTACGACGATCGCCGCCCACCGCCGCCAGCCGACGGGCTCGCCGAGAAACAGCGCGGCGCCGAGCGTGACCGCCAGCGGAAGTGCCTGCATGATCGCCGAAGCGTTGGCGAGCGGGATCTGGCCGAGCGCGGAGATATAGGTCACCGATGCAAGCGCCTCCATGGCGATGCGCAGCAGTATGGCCGGCCTGAAGATCGTCCGAACCGGCCGGAAGGCGCCGAAGCGGTATGCGACTACGACCACCATCAGCGTCGTCAGCAATCCGCGCATGAACATGATCTGGCCTGTATTCATGGCGCCGGTGACCGATTTTACCAGCGCATCGTTGCAGGCGAACCCGATCATCGCGAGGCACATGAAGACGATGCCGCGGAAATTGGCTGACGAGCGCATTCTCATTCCTGATAGCTTGTGGCCGAACGGCGCGAGCCTTCCCGGCGTGGCGAATCCCTACTGCATGTTCCTTAAATCCTATCCGATAAAGGACAAAAACATCCAGCAGATCAAAGAGCTGAGCGCTTCAAAACCGGTGCGATAGGAGATGTGACATAGAGCCGAGCAATGCCTTGCCGCTTGTCCCTTCGCCCCGCTTGCGGGAAGAAGGTGCCGGCAGGCGGATGAGGGCCAAGACTGTCGCCGTTATCCCCCGGTGACGCTCATGTGGCGGGCGACGGCGGGGCGGTTGTGCTCGCGGTCGATGATGAAGTCGTGGCCCTTCGGCTTGCGGCCGATCGCCTCGTCGATGACCTGCGCGAGATAGGCGTCGTCGTCGGTGGCGCGCAATGCGGCGCGCAGATCGGCGGCGTCGTTCTGGCCGAGGCACATATAGAGCGTGCCGGTGCAGGTCAGCCGGACGCGATTGCAGCTTTCGCAGAAATTGTGCGTGAGCGGCGTGATCAGGCCGAGGCGGCCGCCGGTCTCCGCGACCTCGACGTAGCGCGCCGGGCCGCCGGTGCGGTAGGGGATGTCGCTGAGCGTGAAGTCGGCCTCGAGCCGCCTGCGCATCTCCGAGAGCGGCAGGTAATGGTCGGTCCTGTCCTCGTCCACTTCGCCCATAGGCATGGTCTCGATCAGCGTCAGATCCATGCCGCGGCCATGCGCCCAGCGCATCAGTTCCGGTATCTCGGCGTCGTTGAAGTCCTTGAGGGCGACCGCATTGATCTTCACCTTCAATCCGGCTGCCAACGCCGCATCGATGCCTTCGAGCACCCTTGCCAATTCGCCCCAGCGGGTGATCTGGCGGAACTTGTCGGGGTCGAGCGTGTCGAGCGAGACATTGATCCGCCGCACGCCGCAATCGACGAGTTCGGCGGCAAATTTGGAAAGCTGCGATCCGTTGGTGGTGAGTGTCAGTTCATCCAGCCGTCCCGCTTCGATCTCCTTGCCGAGTTCGCGAATGAGGAACATGATGTTCTTACGCACCAGCGGCTCCCCGCCGGTGAGCCTCAGCTTGCGCACGCCCTTGGCAATGAAGGCGGAACAGAGGCGCTGGAGTTCCTCCAGCGTCAACAGGTCCTTCTTCGGCAGGAAGGCCATGTGTTCCGCCATGCAATAGGTGCAGCGGAAGTCGCAGCGGTCGGTGACCGAGACGCGCAGATAGGTGACCGCGCGGCCGAATGGATCGACCATCGGGGCAGTCGTGGTGTCGAGCGGTCTGGCGTCGGTCTGGTCTATAGCGGCCGTGTTCAAGTCTTTTCTCCCTGCGCATTCAATGTCGTGGTCAAAAAGGGTCGCGTCAAGGCGCATCCTGTCGCAAACTGTTTCAAATATCTGGAAAGCCGTCTGCGGACGATTTCCGACCGTTCAATTCTGCTTTACTTGAACGGGGACGAACACGGAGCAATGACGATGAGCGTATTCTGGCCCACCGAACTGCGGATATCTAGGGATCGCCACCGCCTGTCCGTTACCTTCGACGACGGCGCGGCCTTCGACCTTTCCGCGGAACTCCTGCGGGTCCTCTCGCCCTCGGCAGAGGTGCAAGGACACGGCCCCGGCCAGCGGGTGACGGTCCCGGGCAAGCGCAACGTCCAAATCATCTCGGTCCAGCCGACGGGAAATTACGCGGTGCGAATCGGTTTCGACGATTCGCACGACACCGGCATCTACACCTGGACCTATCTGCGAGAGCTCGGCGAGAAAGGCGAAGAGCTCTTCAAGGCCTATGAGCAGGAACTCGCCGACAAGGGTATGTCGCGCGACAAACCCGAAAAGCCGCGCTGACGTCTGGCAGCGTCCGGTAGCCGCCGACCGGGGAAGCCTCGTTCAGCCTCCCGCCGCCAACTCATCGTCCTTGAGCAAGGTGGCGATGATCCGCTCCATCGACTCGGCGACCTTGACGCAGTCCTCGATCGGCTCCCCGCCGTGCGAACTCTCGATGAGCGCCGTCTGAATTTCCATTGCCTCCTCGGTCAAGGCCCTTCCTGCTGAGGTCAGCGACAGACGCAACACGCGTTTGTCTCTTGCGTCGCCCCGCCTTTCGATGAGGCCGCGCCTTTCGAGCTGCGGCAGCAGCATGCTCATGTTTGAGCGGCCGACGAGCAGCTTGCGTGCAAGCTCCTGCTGGGTGATGCCGTCGAAGCGGTAGAGATTGACCAGGATGTCCAGGTGCGGCGGCTTCACATCGAGATGGGTCAGCCGCCGCGTCAATGTCTGCTGCATCAGCTGACAGGCGCGGGCAACGGCGATCCAACTTCGAAAACGAGGATGATCCCAGGGAAAGTGGTGGCTTTCGATCTGTGCTTGCTTTTTGTTCATCGTTGTACAATTATGTTCATGGTTGAACATTAGAAAGCGCCACTATGCCATCCTTTGCGATCAAGGTCATCCGTCTATCGCTGAAGGCCGTTTCCGCGTTTTCGGCCGACAAGGCGGGCAAGTCCGCATTCTGGATATTCTGCCGCACCCCGAGCCGGAAGCCAAAAAACGGCAAGGAGGCGGCGCTGCTCAAAGCGGCAGTCCCGATCATGCAACGATCGCGGAAGGTCACGTTGTCCTTTGCGGGCGGCTGGGCTGCCGCTCGGCATTTCGAACGGCGGATGGGCGGCCGCGGGCCGCGGGTACTGGTCGCGCACGGCTGGGGATCTCGCAGCGACTATCTGGCAACGCTGATCGACGGGCTGCTCTCCTCAGGCGCTGAGGTGGTGGCGCTCGACTTGCCGGGACATGGAGCGTCGCCCGGGCGGACGCTGACCATGCCGCAAGCGGTGAGGGCGATCGATGCGGCGTGGCGCCATTTCGACGGATTCGATGTCGGTATAGGCCATTCCTTCGGCGGCGCGAGCCTTGCTTGCGCGGCCGGGGCAGTGCTCTGCGATGTACCGGCGCGCGTTCCCGGGAAACTGGTCCTGATCGGTGCGCCAAGCGAAATGACATGGCTCTTCAGGGGCTTCGGCCGGACGTTGGGGCTCGCGCCGAAGGCGCAGGCAGCTTTCGAGGGCATGGTGGAGCGGCTCTCCGGGCGTCGCATTGAGGGTTTCGATGCCACCCGCATCCTGGCGGCACTCCGCAAGCCGGTTCTGGTCATCCATGCCGAGGACGACAAGGAGGTCCCTGCCGATCACGCGCGCCGCTACGGCGCGGTCGGACCAAATGTAGAATTGCACTGGGCGAACGGTCTCGGGCATCGCCGCATCGTTTCCGCCGCTCCGGTCATCGAGAGGATCACGGAATTCCTCTGGGAGCGCAGGAAAGAGGCTCCCATGTCAAAAATCGCCTGATGGCGTCATCAGGCCGTCATGCTATTCCTCGAAACGGGCGCGCAGAGATCGCGATTTTCGGCGTGGCAGCCGCAGCACCGTTGCAGGAGGGATGAGATGACGATTATCGGAACGGTCGA
It encodes:
- a CDS encoding OmpA family protein, whose protein sequence is MSIRSRLFATVALPVLSASLMIQPAFADSLTAPFEVAQEGEGQPSPEELLLKRKQRQAEEESQGQAEEQQPQAEEQQTPRKKRQQQAEEQPAAEESAPQQAEEEAPRRKKRQQQAEEQPAAEESAPQQAEEEAPRRKKRQQQAEEQPAAEESAPQQAEEEAPRRKKRQQQAEEQPAAEESAPQQAEEEAPRRKKRQQQAEEQQPAAEEGAPQQAEEQEPTRKRRQQQAEEQQPAAEEGAPQQAEEQEPTRKRRQQQAEEQQQTDEQRAAEQPGAEPEGGTTVEQPATEAPAEQTGEGEQQPVPGAEPPATAEQQGEQPAGQPAPEVVDERSTEERQKIAEDPAASDDTVVLPVERGAAVLDSDKDADIAGGNQSRETRRKQREELRAKQESVEVPTDDASAQAAIPAEAREEIPQKIEAVLSEEGERVEEAPTFTVPQTTNIINNTVINNTVNNTTVNNTTENNVTEVRVVEEVDDRVILGVGDRIFVRGDDRPRLRRNSEESFYETLPRGRVRETIVRPGGYRIVTIYNEYGDILTRTRVDRGGEEYVMMYAPEYEEDRPTIVDVGYDLPPMRLSIPVDEYIVDVAEDPDRDYYEFLSEPPVEPVERVYTIDEVRHSARLRDKVRRIDLDTITFATGSAEVSMSQAKTMRNVAEAMNKVLEKDPGETFFIEGHTDAVGADQSNLVLSDERAESVAVLLTEVYGIPAENLVTQGYGERFLKIRTDGPEQENRRVTIRRVTPLVRPVAQR
- a CDS encoding alpha/beta fold hydrolase, with translation MPSFAIKVIRLSLKAVSAFSADKAGKSAFWIFCRTPSRKPKNGKEAALLKAAVPIMQRSRKVTLSFAGGWAAARHFERRMGGRGPRVLVAHGWGSRSDYLATLIDGLLSSGAEVVALDLPGHGASPGRTLTMPQAVRAIDAAWRHFDGFDVGIGHSFGGASLACAAGAVLCDVPARVPGKLVLIGAPSEMTWLFRGFGRTLGLAPKAQAAFEGMVERLSGRRIEGFDATRILAALRKPVLVIHAEDDKEVPADHARRYGAVGPNVELHWANGLGHRRIVSAAPVIERITEFLWERRKEAPMSKIA
- a CDS encoding MarR family winged helix-turn-helix transcriptional regulator, which gives rise to MNKKQAQIESHHFPWDHPRFRSWIAVARACQLMQQTLTRRLTHLDVKPPHLDILVNLYRFDGITQQELARKLLVGRSNMSMLLPQLERRGLIERRGDARDKRVLRLSLTSAGRALTEEAMEIQTALIESSHGGEPIEDCVKVAESMERIIATLLKDDELAAGG
- the mobA gene encoding molybdenum cofactor guanylyltransferase MobA, whose protein sequence is MTGAPSHATFPPAVILAGGLSSRMGRPKAGLVLGGRSMLTRVIERLRPQVAGIAINLNADPDPASAFGLEVVPDTIPGFVGPLAGILAAMRHTVRKSPGASHVLTVPVDTPLFPKSLAARLKTAITSGGEIAVAFSAGEMHPLFALWPVALADDLEAWIHADEKRRVRAFIARHESATVEFPLIPTAAGPLDPFFNINTPEELRQAEAWLPYLEDREP
- the moaA gene encoding GTP 3',8-cyclase MoaA, which translates into the protein MNTAAIDQTDARPLDTTTAPMVDPFGRAVTYLRVSVTDRCDFRCTYCMAEHMAFLPKKDLLTLEELQRLCSAFIAKGVRKLRLTGGEPLVRKNIMFLIRELGKEIEAGRLDELTLTTNGSQLSKFAAELVDCGVRRINVSLDTLDPDKFRQITRWGELARVLEGIDAALAAGLKVKINAVALKDFNDAEIPELMRWAHGRGMDLTLIETMPMGEVDEDRTDHYLPLSEMRRRLEADFTLSDIPYRTGGPARYVEVAETGGRLGLITPLTHNFCESCNRVRLTCTGTLYMCLGQNDAADLRAALRATDDDAYLAQVIDEAIGRKPKGHDFIIDREHNRPAVARHMSVTGG
- a CDS encoding DMT family transporter, whose amino-acid sequence is MRSSANFRGIVFMCLAMIGFACNDALVKSVTGAMNTGQIMFMRGLLTTLMVVVVAYRFGAFRPVRTIFRPAILLRIAMEALASVTYISALGQIPLANASAIMQALPLAVTLGAALFLGEPVGWRRWAAIVVGFAGVLIVLRPGPEGFTAAALTVVACVFCTATRDLCTRRIGTDVPSLYITVTTSLVTTLVGAALIVPLGGWQPMSATSLSHIAGASVLLMLGYQTIVLAMREGEISVIAPFRYMSLLWSVTLGVVFFAETPDRWMLAGVAIIIGSGLYTFYRESKRGRQAVAQRALGGPLE
- the mobB gene encoding molybdopterin-guanine dinucleotide biosynthesis protein B, which encodes MNDPLRPPKIFGIAGWKNSGKTGLMVRLVSEMTRRGYMVSTIKHAHHDFDIDKVGADSYRHREAGAHEVTIVSSTRFAIMHELRGAPEPTFEEILSRLGPCDLVLIEGYKREPVPKIEARREESAHREPLAPSDPHIMAIAADHPVADTGLPVFDLDDTQAIADFVEKVTGLRD
- a CDS encoding gamma-butyrobetaine hydroxylase-like domain-containing protein, with translation MSVFWPTELRISRDRHRLSVTFDDGAAFDLSAELLRVLSPSAEVQGHGPGQRVTVPGKRNVQIISVQPTGNYAVRIGFDDSHDTGIYTWTYLRELGEKGEELFKAYEQELADKGMSRDKPEKPR